A genomic stretch from Aulosira sp. FACHB-615 includes:
- a CDS encoding Gfo/Idh/MocA family protein — translation MIKIAVIGVGRWGVHLLRNFLAHPQVSVVAVLDPHAERLTTVKQQFNLDENVLLTTQWTDLQKIADLAAVAIATPATTHYHLIKDALQQGYHVLAEKPLTLDPKECEELCYLAELQKLILMVDHTYLFHPAVTAGKAVVEANQLGELRYGYASRTHLGPVRQDVDALWDLAIHDIAIFNNWLGQVPVKVQATGTVWLQTAENSPSDLADLVWVTLTYPNNFQAYIHLCWLNPDKQRRLAVVGSLGSLIFDEMSPNAPLTLLHGEFERQGNLFIPVNQSREVIDLNPGEPLQQVCDRFIQSTLQNQPPLVSSGWVGTELVKILAALTASLNQGGKPIFISNI, via the coding sequence ATGATTAAAATCGCAGTTATTGGGGTTGGGCGTTGGGGAGTACATTTACTGCGGAATTTTTTAGCACATCCCCAAGTCAGTGTGGTAGCAGTATTAGATCCCCACGCAGAAAGATTAACAACAGTCAAACAGCAATTTAATTTAGATGAAAATGTATTATTAACAACACAGTGGACGGATTTACAGAAAATAGCAGATTTAGCCGCAGTTGCGATCGCCACACCAGCCACAACTCACTATCATTTAATCAAAGATGCTCTCCAGCAGGGATACCATGTTTTAGCGGAAAAGCCTTTAACTTTAGACCCCAAGGAATGTGAGGAACTTTGCTATTTAGCAGAGTTACAAAAGTTAATTTTGATGGTTGACCATACTTATTTATTTCACCCAGCTGTTACAGCCGGAAAAGCGGTAGTTGAGGCGAATCAATTAGGTGAATTACGTTATGGTTATGCTTCTCGTACCCACTTGGGGCCAGTCCGCCAAGATGTTGATGCACTCTGGGACTTAGCGATTCATGATATTGCGATTTTTAACAACTGGCTGGGACAAGTACCTGTAAAAGTGCAAGCAACGGGGACAGTGTGGTTGCAAACAGCAGAAAACTCACCATCTGATTTAGCAGATTTAGTTTGGGTAACGCTGACCTACCCGAATAACTTTCAAGCATACATTCATTTGTGTTGGCTAAACCCTGATAAACAAAGGCGTTTAGCTGTGGTGGGTAGTCTGGGGAGTTTAATTTTTGATGAAATGTCACCGAATGCACCATTGACTTTATTACATGGTGAATTTGAACGCCAGGGAAATCTTTTTATTCCGGTAAATCAAAGCCGAGAAGTGATTGACTTAAACCCTGGTGAACCTTTACAACAAGTGTGCGATCGCTTTATTCAATCCACACTCCAAAATCAACCGCCGCTTGTGTCATCAGGTTGGGTAGGTACAGAGTTAGTCAAAATTTTGGCAGCTTTAACCGCATCTCTCAATCAAGGTGGAAAACCTATTTTTATAAGCAATATTTAA
- a CDS encoding DUF928 domain-containing protein: MKWIKSSVYFAVLSILCLDVLPISSLNAQVKAESISKTQGWQISQAFKPPKRGDPPASAGGSTRGSSCLKNKKQIVPLLPANKLGLTLAERPTLFWFVPESSVKTAKFVLLTDKDENSVYETTLTLPNKSGIISFTLPKTAPELAVGKTYHWYLTVMCNSQDASTNPWVDGWVERTEAEASLSAALAKAQPRKLPSLYAEAGIWYEALATSAQLRRSEPKNVRARVDWWTLLKSVNLNALASEPFVDCCKSD; encoded by the coding sequence ATGAAATGGATTAAGTCATCTGTATATTTTGCCGTCTTGTCCATACTGTGCTTAGATGTTCTGCCAATTTCTAGTCTCAACGCACAGGTAAAAGCTGAATCTATCTCGAAAACACAAGGATGGCAAATTAGCCAAGCATTTAAGCCACCAAAACGCGGAGATCCACCCGCCAGTGCTGGTGGTTCAACTCGCGGTTCTAGTTGTTTGAAAAACAAGAAACAAATAGTCCCTCTCTTACCTGCAAACAAACTAGGTTTGACATTAGCTGAACGTCCTACATTGTTCTGGTTTGTACCGGAATCTTCAGTCAAAACAGCCAAGTTTGTGCTGTTAACTGATAAAGATGAGAATTCTGTTTATGAAACAACTTTGACGCTGCCGAATAAATCTGGAATTATCAGTTTTACCTTACCTAAGACTGCCCCAGAATTGGCAGTGGGCAAAACTTACCATTGGTATTTGACTGTTATGTGCAACTCTCAAGATGCCAGCACAAATCCTTGGGTAGATGGTTGGGTAGAACGCACTGAAGCAGAAGCCTCATTATCAGCAGCATTAGCCAAAGCCCAACCTCGTAAATTACCAAGCCTTTATGCTGAAGCTGGGATTTGGTATGAAGCACTAGCGACTTCAGCACAATTACGCCGCAGTGAGCCGAAAAATGTGCGAGCCAGAGTTGATTGGTGGACATTATTGAAATCAGTCAATTTAAATGCACTGGCTTCTGAGCCATTTGTTGATTGCTGTAAGAGCGACTAA
- a CDS encoding CHASE2 domain-containing protein: MMWSKLKPQIWQWRGVLFAVPSMTALVIGLRLMGWLQLLELVTLDNFFQMRPSEAVDSRIVIVEINEADIRRQTQWPMTDTALASVLEKIKQQKPRAIGLDIYRDLPVNPGHQALVKVFKSTPNIIGVQKVSDTVDSSAVNASPVLKQRNQVGSNDLPIDIDGRIRRGLLYVNLKNDEVLESFALKLALLYLKPEGITEKPSANNPNYLQLGKGIFPIFEANDGSYIRANAGSYQVLLNYRGRIQQFQRVSLTQVQTNQIPPDLLRDKVVLIGATSESLKDLFYTPYSSTVFAIPERMAGVTIHANLISQILSAALDGRPQIQSLPEPLEYLWILSWSIAGATLCWVQRHNSHQKIRLPINVVLTTGTLVGTGFAAFLAGWWIPIVPSFLALATSAIAVTYYIAETANGMRKTFGRYLTDEVVANLLENPTGLNIGGDRRKVTLLFSDLRGFSAMSEQLPPEQVVSVLNYYLEAMTDVINQYKGTINEFMGDGIFVMFGAPVNRPDDSQRAIACAIAMQLVMQQVNEHNKKMNLPILEMGIGINTGEVVAGNIGSQKRAKYTVVGSHVNLASRVETYTVGGQVLISENTLKDANIELHIGSQMQIQPKGIRESVTIYEVHGVGGQYNLFLPNEDGEMVTLTQPVLVEYIILQGKQAVGAAFPGELISLSPKIAQMRSLNSLEVLNNLKLKLLNTELTTEEFIYAKVMKKSDLDEHLVTIRFTSVPPKAIAVLESSINANH; encoded by the coding sequence ATGATGTGGTCAAAACTTAAGCCGCAAATTTGGCAATGGCGGGGTGTTTTATTTGCTGTTCCTAGTATGACAGCCTTAGTGATTGGCTTAAGGTTGATGGGCTGGTTGCAACTATTAGAGTTAGTGACGTTGGATAATTTTTTCCAAATGCGTCCTTCAGAAGCAGTTGATAGCCGCATTGTGATTGTGGAAATTAATGAAGCAGATATCCGTCGGCAAACGCAATGGCCTATGACTGATACTGCTTTGGCTAGTGTATTAGAGAAAATCAAGCAACAAAAACCCAGGGCGATTGGTTTAGATATTTATCGTGATTTACCTGTTAATCCTGGTCATCAAGCTTTAGTTAAGGTATTTAAATCGACACCTAATATTATTGGAGTCCAAAAAGTTTCTGATACTGTTGATAGTTCGGCTGTGAATGCGTCGCCTGTATTAAAGCAACGCAATCAAGTTGGTTCTAATGATTTACCGATAGATATTGATGGCAGAATTAGACGTGGATTGCTCTACGTTAATTTAAAAAATGACGAAGTTTTAGAAAGTTTTGCTTTGAAACTGGCTTTGTTATATTTAAAGCCTGAAGGAATTACCGAGAAACCATCAGCAAATAACCCCAACTATTTACAGTTGGGTAAAGGGATTTTTCCCATTTTTGAAGCTAATGATGGCAGTTATATTCGGGCGAATGCTGGTAGTTATCAAGTGCTGCTCAACTATCGAGGACGAATCCAACAGTTTCAGAGAGTCTCTTTAACCCAAGTCCAAACCAATCAAATTCCACCAGATTTGCTGCGGGATAAGGTGGTACTGATTGGCGCAACATCTGAAAGTTTAAAAGATTTATTTTATACACCATATAGTAGTACTGTGTTTGCCATCCCAGAGCGAATGGCTGGTGTGACGATTCATGCAAATTTGATCAGTCAAATTTTGAGTGCTGCTCTTGATGGTCGCCCACAAATTCAGAGTTTACCTGAGCCTTTAGAATATTTGTGGATTTTGAGTTGGTCGATCGCAGGTGCAACTTTATGTTGGGTACAACGCCACAATAGTCATCAAAAAATCCGCTTACCTATTAATGTGGTGTTAACGACTGGGACTTTAGTCGGGACAGGTTTTGCAGCTTTTTTAGCTGGTTGGTGGATTCCGATAGTACCATCATTTTTAGCATTGGCTACCTCAGCGATCGCAGTTACTTACTACATTGCAGAAACCGCCAATGGAATGCGGAAAACCTTTGGGCGCTACCTGACTGATGAGGTAGTGGCTAATTTACTGGAAAATCCCACCGGCTTAAACATCGGTGGCGATCGCCGCAAAGTCACACTGCTCTTTTCTGACTTACGTGGCTTTTCTGCGATGTCGGAACAGTTACCACCTGAACAAGTGGTGTCAGTTCTCAATTATTACCTAGAGGCAATGACTGATGTGATTAATCAGTACAAAGGTACGATTAATGAGTTTATGGGTGACGGGATCTTTGTGATGTTCGGTGCGCCTGTGAATCGTCCTGATGATTCTCAAAGAGCGATCGCTTGTGCAATTGCTATGCAATTAGTAATGCAGCAAGTCAATGAACATAATAAAAAAATGAATCTCCCAATTCTCGAAATGGGTATTGGAATTAATACAGGTGAGGTTGTTGCTGGTAATATCGGTTCCCAAAAACGCGCTAAATATACAGTTGTTGGTAGCCATGTCAACTTGGCTTCTCGTGTCGAAACTTATACAGTTGGGGGACAAGTTTTAATTTCCGAAAATACCCTCAAAGATGCCAACATTGAATTACACATCGGCAGCCAAATGCAAATCCAGCCTAAAGGTATCAGAGAATCAGTCACTATTTATGAAGTTCACGGTGTTGGTGGGCAATATAATTTGTTTCTGCCCAACGAAGATGGGGAAATGGTGACTTTAACTCAGCCAGTTTTAGTCGAGTATATAATTTTACAAGGTAAACAAGCCGTTGGCGCAGCATTTCCAGGGGAATTGATTAGCCTTTCCCCCAAGATTGCACAGATGCGATCGCTCAATTCCTTAGAAGTCTTAAATAACCTGAAACTGAAATTACTCAATACCGAACTCACCACAGAAGAATTTATCTACGCCAAAGTCATGAAAAAATCTGACCTTGACGAACATCTGGTGACAATTCGTTTTACATCTGTACCACCAAAAGCGATCGCAGTTTTGGAATCCAGCATTAATGCTAATCATTGA
- a CDS encoding folate/biopterin family MFS transporter, producing MLIDSSGLSKVKDSITEKIFFGHEPSAELIAILSVYFVQGILGLARLAVSFFLKDELMLSPAQVSALFGVVALPWMIKPLFGFMSDGLPIFGYRRRPYLVLSGILGAIAWLSMATVVHSSWAATAAIALSSLAVAVSDVIVDSLVVERARVESQADAGSLQSLCWGASAVGGLVTAYFSGILLEHFTTRTVFFITASFPLIVSVAAWFIAESPVNQETNDTSNTQDLSIKHQLKQLRQAVSQKTIWLPAAFVFILQATPTAESAFFYFSTNELHFEPEFLGRVRLVTSLASLLGIWIFQRFLKSVSFRLIFGWSTVISAVLGMTMLLLVTHTNRALGIDDHWFSLGDSLILTVMGQIAYMPVLVLAARLCPPGVEATLFALLMSVFNLAGMVSYEFGAIIMHWLGITESNFDSLWILVTITNLSTLLPLVFLNWLPKDNTQTENLPTNSEPFIQNLILPEQESQVIE from the coding sequence ATGCTAATTGACTCGTCTGGCTTGTCCAAGGTCAAAGACTCGATAACCGAAAAAATCTTCTTCGGCCATGAACCCAGTGCCGAGTTAATTGCTATTCTTAGCGTTTACTTTGTCCAAGGGATTTTAGGACTGGCGCGTTTAGCTGTTAGCTTTTTCCTCAAGGATGAACTAATGCTGAGTCCGGCGCAGGTATCAGCATTATTTGGCGTTGTCGCCTTACCTTGGATGATTAAGCCGCTATTTGGCTTTATGTCTGATGGCTTGCCGATTTTTGGTTATCGTCGCCGCCCCTATTTAGTATTGTCTGGGATATTAGGTGCTATTGCCTGGTTGAGTATGGCCACAGTAGTTCATAGTAGCTGGGCAGCAACCGCCGCGATCGCCCTCAGTTCCCTAGCTGTAGCTGTCAGTGATGTCATAGTCGATTCCCTAGTTGTCGAACGAGCCAGAGTCGAATCCCAAGCCGATGCAGGCTCACTACAATCTTTATGTTGGGGCGCATCGGCTGTTGGGGGTTTAGTTACAGCATACTTTAGTGGTATCTTGCTCGAACATTTCACCACCCGCACAGTATTTTTTATTACCGCTTCTTTTCCGTTAATTGTGTCGGTGGCGGCTTGGTTTATTGCTGAATCTCCAGTTAATCAAGAAACTAACGATACTAGTAACACTCAAGACCTAAGTATCAAACATCAACTTAAACAACTACGCCAAGCAGTCAGCCAAAAAACAATTTGGCTACCAGCAGCTTTTGTCTTTATTTTGCAAGCTACCCCAACCGCCGAATCAGCTTTTTTCTACTTCAGTACCAACGAACTCCACTTTGAACCAGAATTTTTAGGCAGAGTCCGCCTAGTTACAAGTCTCGCCTCCTTATTAGGTATTTGGATTTTTCAACGTTTTCTCAAAAGCGTTTCATTCCGGCTCATATTTGGTTGGAGTACCGTAATTTCAGCAGTTTTAGGCATGACAATGCTGCTTTTGGTAACTCACACTAACCGAGCTTTAGGTATAGATGACCACTGGTTCAGTTTGGGAGATAGCCTCATCCTCACCGTAATGGGACAAATCGCCTATATGCCAGTATTGGTATTAGCCGCTAGACTTTGCCCCCCTGGAGTCGAAGCAACCTTATTTGCCTTATTAATGTCCGTCTTTAACTTAGCCGGGATGGTCTCTTATGAATTTGGAGCCATCATCATGCACTGGCTGGGTATTACCGAGAGTAACTTTGACTCACTGTGGATTTTGGTAACTATCACCAATCTCAGCACCTTGTTACCACTAGTATTTCTTAATTGGCTACCAAAAGACAACACCCAAACTGAAAACTTACCAACTAACAGCGAACCATTCATTCAAAATTTAATACTCCCAGAACAAGAATCACAAGTGATTGAATAA